One segment of Alligator mississippiensis isolate rAllMis1 chromosome 13, rAllMis1, whole genome shotgun sequence DNA contains the following:
- the ESPN gene encoding espin isoform X4: MAHSEEASLLSNNNMHNGSSVENKSVGELPTPPPPPPLPESVCPPPPPPPLPTETQVPAASQRRASSSTGSTKSFNMMSPTGDNSELLAEIKAGKSLKPTPQSKGFTTVFSGSGQVGANMEMPASSPSPAQTPTPPATPDTTVGSATTGSPEPVVNGTMALPASVQSNQVDVEALIPTHDEQGRPIPEWKRQVMVRKLQMKIQEEEEQKRKLETGNYYPQECWRYSHAHNGILGPFGQLMTEEDILRIERQIENLQVMHKVQKVESELEQLEHELQQLLPVSAALVKEHFTVNPKRMQGRADDLPAWCSKISTLLKSMAILLATLGGKEVQLGDLLTPDLPEPAPCAASVPPEGAPTNIGRSQSFSSTREEVEREILQCGVSVKNLKANYELYTQSLAPDDMCSSGSRVYKRKRSLPVGTVPYGYNREPILEEDYVTSSDPFATVSEEVATNGTEPALGLAYAEAEPPLSQEVETQKVATDPFAEALFSPDHLTRSLPVQTELSCVQDYIDMRKERIVYLFLEHWRKWTFTESVRQARPIRQAAGKPPSEDDRLLYFMKQRQVVGNLLSQWRDIISQVPTRQIRRLSRTNMLYWPEHFLPHVGGAPVHYDSLSLDLFMLGYFQLLEMNLTREERKFRHLLCYEMFDRLGSHNWELIRSFHKAVLEEVEAGRRDWLDGFEDLKQEFFGDSLGLRGTATALSQSPAAAPPAPPAPPPHQESARVLASDTPQPAPIPMDPGRAPLPKTRKNSVQLVSELGEFSSDDICRYIDRSFSFWKDKEAEMFDI, from the exons ATGGCGCACAGTGAAGAg GCCTCTCTGCTCTCCAACAACAACATGCACAATGGGAGCTCGGTGGAGAACAAGTCTGTGGGGGAGCtgcctaccccacccccacccccgccactccCCGAGAgcgtctgccccccacccccacccccgccgctgCCAACGGAGACTCAggtgcctgctgccagccagcgCCGTGCGTCCTCCTCCACGGGAA GTACCAAGTCGTTCAACATGATGTCCCCCACTGGTGACAACTCTGAGCTCCTGGCTGAGATCAAGGCAGGGAAGAGCCTCAAACCAACCCCACAGAGCAAAGGCTTCACCACAGTCTTCTCAGGCAGTGGCCAAGTGGGGGCCAAT aTGGAGATGCCAGCCTCCTCCCCATCTCCTGCTCAGACGCCAACCCCGCCAGCCACCCCAGATACCACTGTCGGCTCCGCAACCACTGGATCCCCTGAGCCAGTTGTCAATGGCACCATGGCACTCCCTGCCTCAGTTCAGAGCAACCAGGTGGATGTAGAGGCCCTGATCCCAACACATGATGAGCAGGGCCGGCCCATCCCCGAGTGGAAGCGGCAGGTGATGGTGCGCAAGCTGCAGATGAAGattcaggaggaggaggagcagaagcGGAAG CTGGAGACCGGGAATTACTATCCGCAGGAGTGCTGGAGATACTCCCATGCCCATAATGGGATTCTGGGACCCTTTGGGCAGCTCATGACGGAGGAGGACATCCTGCGTATTGAACGGCAGATTGAGAATCTCCAGGTGATGCACAAGGTTCAGAAGGTGGAGAGCGAGCTGGAACAGCTGGAGCacgagctgcagcagctgctgcctgtctcAGCTGCCCTGGTGAAGGAGCACTTCACAGTGAACCCCAAGCGCATGCAGGGCCGTGCCGATGACCTCCCGGCCTGGTGTAGCAAGATCTCAACCCTGCTGAAGAGCATGGCCATCCTGCTGGCGACACTTGGGGGCAAGGAGGTCCAGCTGGGTGACCTTTTGACTCCTGACCTGCCAgagccagcaccctgtgctgccagcGTCCCACCCGAGGGGGCACCAACAAACATTGGGCGGTCGCAGTCCTTCAGCTCAACCAGGGAGGAGGTAGAGAGGGAGATCCTGCAGTGCGGCGTGTCAGTCAAGAACCTTAAGGCCAACTACGAGCTGTACACACAGTCCCTGGCACCCGACGAcatgtgcagcagtggcagcagggtgtaCAAAAGGAAACGGTCCCTACCCGTGGGCACTGTGCCTTATGGCTACAACCGCGAACCCATTCTGGAGGAAGACTATGTTACCAGCAGTGACCCCTTTGCCACTGTGAGTGAGGAGGTGGCCACcaatggcacagagccagccctgggactggcctATGCtgaggcagagcccccactctccCAAGAGGTGGAGACACAAAAGGTGGCAACAGATCCCTTTGCAGAGGCTTTGTTTAGTCCTGACCACCTGACACGGAGCCTGCCAGTGCAGACAGAGCTGAGCTGCGTGCAGGACTACATTGACATGCGCAAGGAGCGTATTGTCTACCTCTTTCTGGAGCACTGGAGGAAGTGGACCTTCACTGAATCAGTACGGCAGGCCCGCCCCATacggcaggcagcagggaagccacCCAGCGAGGATGACCGGCTCCTGTACTTCATGAAACAGCGACAGGTGGTGGGGAACCTGCTCTCACAGTGGCGGGACATCATCAGCCAGGTGCCCACACGGCAGATCCGGCGCCTGAGCCGCACCAACATGCTGTACTGGCCAGAGCACTTCCTGCCGCACGTAGGGGGTGCGCCCGTGCATTATGACAGCCTCTCGCTGGACCTCTTCATGCTGGGCTACTTCCAGCTCCTCGAGATGAACCTGACACGGGAGGAGCGCAAGTTCCGGCACCTGCTTTGCTATGAGATGTTCGACCGGCTGGGCAGTCACAACTGGGAGCTCATCCGCAGCTTCCACAAGGCTGTGCTCGAGGAGGTAGAGGCTGGCCGGCGCGACTGGCTTGATGGCTTTGAGGACCTCAAACAGGAGTTCTTTGGGGATAGCCTGGGACTCAGGGGCACAGCTACTGCCCTGTCACAGTCACCAGCtgcagctccgccagccccaccagccccaccaccccatcAGGAATCTGCTAGGGTCCTGGCCAGTGAcaccccacagccagccccaATCCCTATGGACCCAGGCCGAGCCCCACTACCCAAAACCCGGAAGAACTCCGTCCAACTGGTGTCTGAGCTGGGGGAGTTTAGCAGCGATGACATCTGTCGTTACATAGACCGTAGCTTCTCATTCTGGAAAGATAAGGAGGCAGAGATGTTTGACATCTGA
- the ESPN gene encoding espin isoform X5 has product MMSPTGDNSELLAEIKAGKSLKPTPQSKGFTTVFSGSGQVGANMEMPASSPSPAQTPTPPATPDTTVGSATTGSPEPVVNGTMALPASVQSNQVDVEALIPTHDEQGRPIPEWKRQVMVRKLQMKIQEEEEQKRKLETGNYYPQECWRYSHAHNGILGPFGQLMTEEDILRIERQIENLQVMHKVQKVESELEQLEHELQQLLPVSAALVKEHFTVNPKRMQGRADDLPAWCSKISTLLKSMAILLATLGGKEVQLGDLLTPDLPEPAPCAASVPPEGAPTNIGRSQSFSSTREEVEREILQCGVSVKNLKANYELYTQSLAPDDMCSSGSRVYKRKRSLPVGTVPYGYNREPILEEDYVTSSDPFATVSEEVATNGTEPALGLAYAEAEPPLSQEVETQKVATDPFAEALFSPDHLTRSLPVQTELSCVQDYIDMRKERIVYLFLEHWRKWTFTESVRQARPIRQAAGKPPSEDDRLLYFMKQRQVVGNLLSQWRDIISQVPTRQIRRLSRTNMLYWPEHFLPHVGGAPVHYDSLSLDLFMLGYFQLLEMNLTREERKFRHLLCYEMFDRLGSHNWELIRSFHKAVLEEVEAGRRDWLDGFEDLKQEFFGDSLGLRGTATALSQSPAAAPPAPPAPPPHQESARVLASDTPQPAPIPMDPGRAPLPKTRKNSVQLVSELGEFSSDDICRYIDRSFSFWKDKEAEMFDI; this is encoded by the exons ATGATGTCCCCCACTGGTGACAACTCTGAGCTCCTGGCTGAGATCAAGGCAGGGAAGAGCCTCAAACCAACCCCACAGAGCAAAGGCTTCACCACAGTCTTCTCAGGCAGTGGCCAAGTGGGGGCCAAT aTGGAGATGCCAGCCTCCTCCCCATCTCCTGCTCAGACGCCAACCCCGCCAGCCACCCCAGATACCACTGTCGGCTCCGCAACCACTGGATCCCCTGAGCCAGTTGTCAATGGCACCATGGCACTCCCTGCCTCAGTTCAGAGCAACCAGGTGGATGTAGAGGCCCTGATCCCAACACATGATGAGCAGGGCCGGCCCATCCCCGAGTGGAAGCGGCAGGTGATGGTGCGCAAGCTGCAGATGAAGattcaggaggaggaggagcagaagcGGAAG CTGGAGACCGGGAATTACTATCCGCAGGAGTGCTGGAGATACTCCCATGCCCATAATGGGATTCTGGGACCCTTTGGGCAGCTCATGACGGAGGAGGACATCCTGCGTATTGAACGGCAGATTGAGAATCTCCAGGTGATGCACAAGGTTCAGAAGGTGGAGAGCGAGCTGGAACAGCTGGAGCacgagctgcagcagctgctgcctgtctcAGCTGCCCTGGTGAAGGAGCACTTCACAGTGAACCCCAAGCGCATGCAGGGCCGTGCCGATGACCTCCCGGCCTGGTGTAGCAAGATCTCAACCCTGCTGAAGAGCATGGCCATCCTGCTGGCGACACTTGGGGGCAAGGAGGTCCAGCTGGGTGACCTTTTGACTCCTGACCTGCCAgagccagcaccctgtgctgccagcGTCCCACCCGAGGGGGCACCAACAAACATTGGGCGGTCGCAGTCCTTCAGCTCAACCAGGGAGGAGGTAGAGAGGGAGATCCTGCAGTGCGGCGTGTCAGTCAAGAACCTTAAGGCCAACTACGAGCTGTACACACAGTCCCTGGCACCCGACGAcatgtgcagcagtggcagcagggtgtaCAAAAGGAAACGGTCCCTACCCGTGGGCACTGTGCCTTATGGCTACAACCGCGAACCCATTCTGGAGGAAGACTATGTTACCAGCAGTGACCCCTTTGCCACTGTGAGTGAGGAGGTGGCCACcaatggcacagagccagccctgggactggcctATGCtgaggcagagcccccactctccCAAGAGGTGGAGACACAAAAGGTGGCAACAGATCCCTTTGCAGAGGCTTTGTTTAGTCCTGACCACCTGACACGGAGCCTGCCAGTGCAGACAGAGCTGAGCTGCGTGCAGGACTACATTGACATGCGCAAGGAGCGTATTGTCTACCTCTTTCTGGAGCACTGGAGGAAGTGGACCTTCACTGAATCAGTACGGCAGGCCCGCCCCATacggcaggcagcagggaagccacCCAGCGAGGATGACCGGCTCCTGTACTTCATGAAACAGCGACAGGTGGTGGGGAACCTGCTCTCACAGTGGCGGGACATCATCAGCCAGGTGCCCACACGGCAGATCCGGCGCCTGAGCCGCACCAACATGCTGTACTGGCCAGAGCACTTCCTGCCGCACGTAGGGGGTGCGCCCGTGCATTATGACAGCCTCTCGCTGGACCTCTTCATGCTGGGCTACTTCCAGCTCCTCGAGATGAACCTGACACGGGAGGAGCGCAAGTTCCGGCACCTGCTTTGCTATGAGATGTTCGACCGGCTGGGCAGTCACAACTGGGAGCTCATCCGCAGCTTCCACAAGGCTGTGCTCGAGGAGGTAGAGGCTGGCCGGCGCGACTGGCTTGATGGCTTTGAGGACCTCAAACAGGAGTTCTTTGGGGATAGCCTGGGACTCAGGGGCACAGCTACTGCCCTGTCACAGTCACCAGCtgcagctccgccagccccaccagccccaccaccccatcAGGAATCTGCTAGGGTCCTGGCCAGTGAcaccccacagccagccccaATCCCTATGGACCCAGGCCGAGCCCCACTACCCAAAACCCGGAAGAACTCCGTCCAACTGGTGTCTGAGCTGGGGGAGTTTAGCAGCGATGACATCTGTCGTTACATAGACCGTAGCTTCTCATTCTGGAAAGATAAGGAGGCAGAGATGTTTGACATCTGA
- the TNFRSF25 gene encoding tumor necrosis factor receptor superfamily member 25 isoform X2: MCPPGTFMESPCAYAGEEPTCRHCPTGTFLSACNTMLECLACSECDAQVSEVVLKNCTATSNVECGCRPGYFQRCNQPSCKDFTCTQCRQCRGRSTRRNCSSREDTQCGDCKPGFFLEGSECQPCASKGLEWCGDSCEKTCGSPNLPAGTGLEYLLLCLIGPLLLGALVAYHKRRQLSQDTLSTDEVAIRDLMLQKAEPCLPDATAPSLESQNLLQLNLTESLQMNGAAWAATASCSLSSKEPHQDAPSPPRGSVLQPGSQLYDIIDAVPVRRWKEFMRVLELRDAEIEVVEMEFTHVRDQQYEMLKRWCQQRHATLNAVIHALERMELSGCAEELRHRLQCFS, encoded by the exons ATGTGCCCACCAG GGACATTCATGGAGTCCCCCTGTGCCTACGCTGGTGAGGagcccacctgcaggcactgccccACTGGCAccttcctctctgcctgcaacACCATGCTTGAGTGCCTCGCCTGCTCTGAGTGCGATGCCCAAG TTTCCGAAGTTGTGCTGAAGAACTGCACTGCCACCAGCAATGTGGAGTGTGGCTGTCGGCCAGGCTACTTCCAACGGTGCAACCAGCCTTCCTGTAAGGACTTCACCTGCACACAGTGTCGCCAGTGCCGGGGCAGATCCACTCGCCGCAACT GTTCATCCAGGGAAGACACACAGTGTGGGGACTGCAAGCCTGGCTTCTTCCTAGAAGGCAGCGAGTGCCAACCCTGTGCCAG CAAGGGCCTCGAGTGGTGTGGTGACAGCTGTGAGAAGACATGTGGCAGCCCCAACCTGCCTGCAG GAACCGGCCTGGAGTACCTCCTGCTGTGCCTCATTGGGCCCCTCCTCCTGGGAGCTCTTGTCGCCTACCACAAGAGGAGGCAGCTTAGCCAGGACACCTTGAGCACTG ATGAGGTTGCAATTCGAGACTTGATGCTGCAGAAG GCTGAGCCGTGTTTGCCTGATGCCACAGCCCCAAGCCTGGAGTCCCAGAACCTGCTCCAGCTGAACCTAACAGAGTCACTGCAGATGAATGGTGCTGCCTGGGCCGCTACTGCCTCCTGCAGCTTGTCCTCCAAGGAGCCCCACCAGGATGCACCAA GCCCCCCACGTGGCAGCGTGCTGCAGCCGGGCAGCCAGCTGTATGACATCATTGATGCGGTACCTGTCCGGCGCTGGAAGGAGTTCATGCGTGTGCTGGAGCTGCGGGATGCTGAGATTGAAGTGGTGGAGATGGAGTTCACCCATGTCCGGGACCAGCAGTATGAGATGCTGAAGCGCTGGTGCCAGCAGCGGCATGCCACGCTTAATGCTGTCATCCATGCCCTGGAGCGCATGGAGCTGTCTGGCTGTGCTGAGGAGCTCCGGCATCGGCTTCAGTGCTTCTCGTGA
- the TNFRSF25 gene encoding tumor necrosis factor receptor superfamily member 25 isoform X1, producing the protein MCPPGTFMESPCAYAGEEPTCRHCPTGTFLSACNTMLECLACSECDAQVSEVVLKNCTATSNVECGCRPGYFQRCNQPSCKDFTCTQCRQCRGRSTRRNCSSREDTQCGDCKPGFFLEGSECQPCASKGLEWCGDSCEKTCGSPNLPAGTGLEYLLLCLIGPLLLGALVAYHKRRQLSQDTLSTADEVAIRDLMLQKAEPCLPDATAPSLESQNLLQLNLTESLQMNGAAWAATASCSLSSKEPHQDAPSPPRGSVLQPGSQLYDIIDAVPVRRWKEFMRVLELRDAEIEVVEMEFTHVRDQQYEMLKRWCQQRHATLNAVIHALERMELSGCAEELRHRLQCFS; encoded by the exons ATGTGCCCACCAG GGACATTCATGGAGTCCCCCTGTGCCTACGCTGGTGAGGagcccacctgcaggcactgccccACTGGCAccttcctctctgcctgcaacACCATGCTTGAGTGCCTCGCCTGCTCTGAGTGCGATGCCCAAG TTTCCGAAGTTGTGCTGAAGAACTGCACTGCCACCAGCAATGTGGAGTGTGGCTGTCGGCCAGGCTACTTCCAACGGTGCAACCAGCCTTCCTGTAAGGACTTCACCTGCACACAGTGTCGCCAGTGCCGGGGCAGATCCACTCGCCGCAACT GTTCATCCAGGGAAGACACACAGTGTGGGGACTGCAAGCCTGGCTTCTTCCTAGAAGGCAGCGAGTGCCAACCCTGTGCCAG CAAGGGCCTCGAGTGGTGTGGTGACAGCTGTGAGAAGACATGTGGCAGCCCCAACCTGCCTGCAG GAACCGGCCTGGAGTACCTCCTGCTGTGCCTCATTGGGCCCCTCCTCCTGGGAGCTCTTGTCGCCTACCACAAGAGGAGGCAGCTTAGCCAGGACACCTTGAGCACTG CAGATGAGGTTGCAATTCGAGACTTGATGCTGCAGAAG GCTGAGCCGTGTTTGCCTGATGCCACAGCCCCAAGCCTGGAGTCCCAGAACCTGCTCCAGCTGAACCTAACAGAGTCACTGCAGATGAATGGTGCTGCCTGGGCCGCTACTGCCTCCTGCAGCTTGTCCTCCAAGGAGCCCCACCAGGATGCACCAA GCCCCCCACGTGGCAGCGTGCTGCAGCCGGGCAGCCAGCTGTATGACATCATTGATGCGGTACCTGTCCGGCGCTGGAAGGAGTTCATGCGTGTGCTGGAGCTGCGGGATGCTGAGATTGAAGTGGTGGAGATGGAGTTCACCCATGTCCGGGACCAGCAGTATGAGATGCTGAAGCGCTGGTGCCAGCAGCGGCATGCCACGCTTAATGCTGTCATCCATGCCCTGGAGCGCATGGAGCTGTCTGGCTGTGCTGAGGAGCTCCGGCATCGGCTTCAGTGCTTCTCGTGA